A single window of Bacillaceae bacterium S4-13-56 DNA harbors:
- a CDS encoding ABC transporter permease has product MDKKKLIALIVKALFWIFIIAFFWWVFSNQMFSKIVENPDKFLSLLQQHLTLVGISAGIAILTAFPLGVLITRPRFRKSEWWIVNIANLGQTIPSLAVLALAMGFLGIGIKAAIVALYIYSLLPILQNTIAGLDSVDPAAKDAAKGMGLTPIQILLKIELPSAAYSIIAGIRTAVILNIGTAALAYLIGGGGLGVWIFTGIQLFDNSFLISGAVPVTILAVLVDYIFRGIQFLLVPKGLRLARAAAIDSI; this is encoded by the coding sequence ATGGACAAGAAGAAGCTTATTGCCTTGATAGTCAAAGCGCTTTTTTGGATTTTCATCATTGCTTTCTTTTGGTGGGTTTTTTCGAACCAAATGTTCTCAAAGATAGTTGAAAATCCAGATAAATTTTTAAGCTTATTACAGCAACATCTGACACTTGTGGGTATTTCTGCGGGTATTGCGATTCTGACTGCCTTCCCACTCGGGGTTTTGATTACTCGCCCTCGTTTTAGAAAGTCTGAATGGTGGATTGTCAATATCGCAAATCTTGGACAAACAATCCCAAGTCTAGCTGTTTTGGCCTTAGCAATGGGATTTTTAGGAATAGGGATAAAGGCCGCAATTGTAGCATTATATATCTATTCTTTACTTCCAATTCTTCAGAATACAATTGCAGGGTTGGATTCAGTTGATCCAGCAGCAAAGGATGCCGCGAAGGGAATGGGTTTGACACCTATACAAATTCTTTTAAAAATCGAACTCCCTTCAGCAGCCTATTCTATTATTGCTGGTATTCGCACAGCAGTTATTTTAAACATTGGAACAGCAGCCCTCGCTTATTTGATCGGCGGTGGTGGATTGGGTGTTTGGATTTTCACTGGGATCCAGTTATTTGATAATTCTTTCCTAATTTCAGGTGCGGTTCCGGTTACTATCTTAGCTGTCCTAGTTGATTATATATTCCGTGGTATTCAATTTTTACTTGTTCCGAAAGGACTTCGGCTTGCAAGAGCTGCAGCCATTGACTCGATATAA
- a CDS encoding ABC transporter ATP-binding protein — MIEFDHVTKIYGGDVKAIDDINLTVNDGEFVILLGPSGCGKTTLLRMVNQLEELSDGNIRVQGKSVKELDRIEMRRNIGYVIQSNGLFPNMTIEDNTMVVPNLMKWDRIDKRKRFNYLMDLIGLNPDEFRNRYPHELSGGQQQRIGVARALAADPPVMLMDEPFGALDPIIRNRIQDEFLGIQQEVKKTILFVSHDIDEAVKMGDRIALLRGGKIMQYDTPTEILNHPKNGFVSEFVGKDRALKSLSLYTVNDLVKAFQLESSSEDIQDTKTIQSDFSLRDAISILLNQEADQIVIVDEEGNQLGSLTLILIEKFLHREVKG; from the coding sequence ATGATAGAATTTGATCATGTGACAAAAATTTACGGCGGCGATGTAAAAGCAATTGATGACATAAATTTGACTGTAAATGATGGAGAGTTTGTTATTCTACTTGGCCCGTCTGGTTGTGGGAAAACAACATTATTACGGATGGTAAACCAGCTAGAAGAGCTTTCGGATGGTAATATTCGGGTTCAAGGAAAAAGTGTAAAAGAGCTCGATAGAATTGAAATGCGCAGGAATATTGGATATGTTATCCAAAGCAATGGGCTTTTCCCAAACATGACGATTGAGGATAATACGATGGTAGTACCTAATTTAATGAAATGGGACAGAATTGATAAACGGAAACGTTTCAATTATCTGATGGACTTAATTGGACTGAATCCAGATGAATTCCGTAACCGTTATCCACATGAGCTATCAGGAGGACAGCAACAACGCATTGGCGTTGCCCGTGCACTGGCTGCTGATCCACCTGTTATGTTAATGGATGAACCATTCGGAGCGTTGGATCCAATAATCAGAAACCGTATTCAGGATGAATTTTTAGGAATTCAACAGGAGGTAAAGAAAACCATACTCTTCGTCAGTCATGATATTGATGAAGCAGTGAAGATGGGAGATCGCATTGCATTATTGAGAGGCGGTAAGATCATGCAATATGATACCCCCACTGAAATTCTTAACCATCCTAAAAATGGATTCGTATCTGAGTTTGTTGGTAAAGATCGCGCTTTAAAGAGTTTAAGCTTATATACGGTAAACGACCTGGTAAAAGCTTTTCAATTAGAGAGTTCCAGTGAAGACATCCAAGATACAAAAACCATTCAAAGCGACTTTTCATTACGAGATGCCATCTCTATCCTTTTGAATCAAGAAGCGGATCAGATAGTTATTGTAGATGAAGAGGGAAATCAGTTAGGGAGCCTGACACTTATTTTGATAGAGAAGTTTTTACACCGTGAGGTAAAAGGATAG
- a CDS encoding glycine betaine ABC transporter substrate-binding protein encodes MKKLLGIIAAILLASVVLTACSGDEEKEVTVGAKNFTEQFLLAKMSQMLLEDEGFVVDMKDNLGSSALRQALENGQVQVTWDYTGTGLVTYNGEEPIADEQEAYAKIQEVDAENGITWTNISDVNNTYTLVMRSEQANDLGIASISDLADYVNANPGELRMATDAEFANRADGLPGIYETYGFEFGDEQISEMSYGLNYDAIHNEEVDVAVGFATDSRIREYDLVNLEDDQKFFPSYSAAVSMLTETYEEYPEIEEILKPLAEGLDSETMRELNYLVDVEENSVEDIAREFLIENGYMEE; translated from the coding sequence ATGAAAAAATTATTAGGAATTATTGCAGCAATATTATTAGCATCTGTTGTTCTAACAGCATGCTCCGGTGATGAAGAGAAGGAAGTAACAGTCGGTGCAAAAAACTTCACTGAGCAATTTTTACTTGCCAAGATGAGCCAGATGCTTTTAGAAGATGAAGGTTTTGTGGTGGATATGAAAGATAATCTAGGGTCATCAGCACTTCGTCAAGCATTGGAAAATGGTCAGGTTCAAGTAACATGGGATTACACAGGAACAGGTCTTGTGACTTATAACGGTGAAGAACCCATTGCTGATGAACAAGAAGCTTATGCAAAGATACAAGAAGTAGATGCTGAGAATGGTATTACCTGGACAAACATCTCTGACGTGAACAACACTTATACACTGGTAATGCGCTCCGAACAGGCAAATGACCTTGGAATAGCTAGCATCAGTGACCTTGCTGATTATGTGAACGCGAATCCTGGTGAACTAAGAATGGCTACAGATGCCGAATTTGCTAATCGTGCAGACGGCTTGCCGGGCATTTACGAAACATACGGCTTTGAATTCGGAGATGAACAAATATCAGAAATGAGCTATGGACTGAACTATGATGCAATCCATAATGAAGAAGTAGATGTAGCAGTCGGGTTCGCAACTGACAGTCGAATACGTGAATATGATTTAGTCAACTTAGAAGATGATCAAAAGTTTTTTCCGTCCTACTCAGCCGCCGTTTCAATGCTAACAGAGACTTATGAAGAATATCCGGAAATTGAGGAAATCTTAAAGCCGCTTGCAGAAGGATTGGATAGTGAGACTATGCGTGAGTTGAACTATTTGGTTGATGTGGAAGAGAACAGTGTTGAAGATATAGCAAGAGAATTCTTAATTGAAAATGGTTATATGGAAGAATAG